A single genomic interval of Picosynechococcus sp. PCC 7003 harbors:
- the aroF gene encoding 3-deoxy-7-phosphoheptulonate synthase: MIVVMKVGTPEAEINRLGSELKELGLTPEKIVGAHKVVIGLVGDTATFNIELIQEMSPWIESVLRVEKPFKRVSLEYRHGQYSEVVVPTPNGDVTFGPNHPVVVVAGPCSVENEEMIVETALRVKAAGAKFLRGGAYKPRTSPYAFQGHGESALELLAAAREASGLGIITEVMDTADVEKIAEVADVLQIGARNMQNFALLKKVGAQNKPVLLKRGMAATIDDWLMAAEYILAEGNSQVILCERGIRTFDSKYTRNVLDLSVIPVLRSLTHLPMMIDPSHGTGKSEFVLSLAKGAIAIGTDSLMIEVHPNPKKALSDGPQSLTPDAFDQVMKELAEVEKLTGRGQKELATV; encoded by the coding sequence ATGATCGTAGTCATGAAAGTTGGCACTCCTGAAGCCGAAATCAACCGTTTGGGGAGTGAGCTTAAAGAATTAGGCCTGACTCCCGAAAAAATTGTTGGGGCCCACAAAGTGGTCATCGGCCTAGTGGGAGATACTGCCACTTTTAATATTGAACTGATCCAGGAAATGAGCCCCTGGATCGAAAGCGTACTCCGAGTCGAAAAGCCCTTTAAGCGGGTCAGTCTTGAGTACCGTCATGGTCAATACAGCGAGGTCGTTGTCCCCACTCCGAACGGGGATGTCACCTTCGGCCCCAATCATCCTGTGGTTGTCGTCGCTGGCCCTTGCTCCGTCGAAAACGAAGAAATGATCGTTGAAACTGCCCTCCGGGTTAAAGCGGCAGGGGCAAAATTCCTCCGGGGTGGGGCGTACAAGCCGAGAACTTCTCCCTACGCATTCCAGGGCCACGGCGAAAGCGCTTTGGAATTGTTGGCAGCAGCGCGGGAAGCCTCCGGTCTAGGGATTATCACGGAAGTGATGGACACGGCGGATGTCGAAAAAATTGCTGAAGTTGCCGATGTGCTCCAGATCGGGGCGCGCAATATGCAAAACTTTGCGCTTCTGAAGAAAGTGGGGGCCCAAAACAAGCCTGTGTTATTGAAGCGTGGGATGGCTGCCACCATTGACGATTGGTTAATGGCTGCAGAATATATTCTGGCTGAAGGTAACTCCCAGGTGATCCTCTGTGAACGGGGCATTCGGACCTTCGACAGTAAGTACACGCGCAACGTTTTGGATCTATCGGTGATCCCGGTGCTGCGCAGTTTGACCCACTTACCGATGATGATCGATCCGAGCCACGGTACGGGTAAGTCGGAATTTGTCCTCTCGCTGGCTAAGGGGGCGATCGCCATTGGCACGGATTCGCTAATGATTGAAGTCCACCCTAATCCGAAGAAGGCCCTTTCCGATGGCCCTCAATCTCTCACCCCAGACGCTTTCGACCAGGTCATGAAAGAACTGGCAGAGGTCGAAAAATTAACGGGACGTGGCCAAAAGGAATTGGCAACGGTTTAA
- a CDS encoding PAM68 family protein produces the protein MSSEPKRDRLPFEPKQTKQKAPKKPPATATTQSSSGSNSPRRSPKDEASLSAIPDAVSKRMIRRMALFSGIPTALGVTSFVVSYYIVSRELLELPTIAVLLVSLGCFGLGVVGLSYGILSTSWDENRPGSLFGWEEFSLNLGRMVQAWRASRREARSKS, from the coding sequence ATGTCCTCTGAACCGAAGCGAGATCGACTCCCCTTCGAGCCCAAGCAAACGAAGCAAAAGGCTCCCAAAAAGCCCCCGGCAACGGCAACAACCCAGTCTAGTTCAGGATCCAATTCACCGAGGCGATCGCCAAAGGATGAGGCCAGTTTATCGGCGATCCCCGATGCGGTGAGCAAACGGATGATTCGTCGGATGGCCTTATTTTCTGGGATTCCCACGGCCTTGGGGGTCACTTCCTTCGTGGTGTCTTACTATATTGTTTCCCGCGAACTTCTGGAGTTGCCCACCATTGCCGTGCTGCTGGTGAGCCTAGGCTGTTTCGGTTTGGGGGTTGTGGGGCTGAGCTACGGCATTCTCTCCACTTCCTGGGATGAAAATCGTCCAGGGAGTCTTTTCGGTTGGGAAGAATTTAGTCTTAACCTTGGTCGGATGGTTCAGGCCTGGCGTGCTAGTCGCCGGGAAGCCCGCAGCAAATCTTAA
- a CDS encoding Tab2 family RNA-binding protein yields MAQNLPAPPQPLPDELWGENWRFGSIPAGDFWDLFGDRPIPIVSLPEELQPVKLGLASNVLIPGTIIYGGRQSMQLALWLQEQQPQTVFYQETEANLAGGLVLTGADTQRWVIMTFYDEAIASAGQRYQQRLQQAQGLHFLLVQPDDSDVTHTALWLLKA; encoded by the coding sequence ATGGCGCAAAATTTACCGGCTCCCCCCCAACCTTTGCCCGATGAACTTTGGGGCGAAAATTGGCGTTTTGGCAGTATCCCTGCTGGGGACTTTTGGGATCTGTTTGGCGATCGCCCGATCCCGATTGTGTCACTACCGGAAGAGTTACAGCCCGTGAAATTGGGGTTGGCCTCTAACGTGCTGATTCCGGGGACGATTATTTATGGCGGCCGGCAGTCGATGCAGTTAGCCCTGTGGCTCCAGGAACAGCAACCCCAAACGGTTTTTTACCAAGAAACGGAGGCCAACCTCGCGGGCGGACTTGTGTTAACCGGGGCCGATACCCAACGGTGGGTGATCATGACTTTCTACGACGAGGCGATCGCCAGCGCCGGCCAACGCTACCAACAACGACTCCAGCAGGCCCAAGGTTTACATTTCCTTTTAGTACAACCGGACGATTCCGATGTGACCCACACGGCCCTTTGGCTCCTGAAGGCTTAG
- the thiO gene encoding glycine oxidase ThiO, with the protein MAQQADVLILGGGIIGLAIAVELQQQGCAVTILNRNFTEAACHAAAGMLAPEAEGLTGTMLELGRRSRNMYADWCRKIEQLSGVDVGYLPCGIFAPKSVAPSQTTTDSASVWLDRAQLAHHEPGFGDGVVGAWWHPEDGQVDNRRLSQALLQAARGLGVVIKEGVTVLGLQQIQGQVQAVQTDQGLFQASHYVLAAGSWSSQIIPLPVFPIKGEMMSLRMPNPEALRRVIFGDNLYLVPRTNGTLIIGATAETVKWQPNNTPQGIQTLLNKAIQLLPKLKDWEITELWWGFRPATPDEKPILGASPCENLTYATGHYRNGILLAPITAKLIGDRLIRNQEDSLLQHFSYQRFLDNSTHQTMQNGHNSQNGQNGSMPSFFISPKTTTATPNSTETPDQLVIAGRRFTSRLMTGTGKYPSIPAMQQSVEASGCEIVTVAVRRVQTKAPGHEGLAEALDWQKIWMLPNTAGCKTAEEAIRVARLGREMARLLGQEDNNFVKLEVIPDARYLLPDPIGTLEAAEQLVKEGFAVLPYINADPLLAKRLEEVGCATVMPLGSPIGSGQGIQNEANIKIIIEQSKVPVVIDAGIGSPSEAAYGMELGADALLVNSAIALAKDPVQMGRAMGLATTAGRLAYLAGRIPVQHIASASSPQTGLVST; encoded by the coding sequence ATGGCACAGCAAGCGGACGTTTTAATTTTGGGAGGCGGGATCATTGGCTTGGCGATCGCCGTCGAATTGCAGCAACAGGGTTGTGCAGTGACCATTCTAAATCGCAACTTCACCGAGGCTGCCTGCCATGCCGCTGCCGGAATGCTCGCCCCGGAGGCCGAAGGCTTAACGGGAACGATGCTCGAACTGGGGCGGCGATCGCGCAATATGTATGCCGACTGGTGCCGCAAAATTGAGCAACTCAGTGGCGTCGATGTGGGTTACTTGCCCTGCGGTATTTTTGCGCCCAAATCCGTTGCCCCGAGCCAAACTACGACCGATAGTGCTTCCGTTTGGCTCGACCGCGCCCAACTGGCCCACCATGAACCGGGTTTTGGCGATGGAGTGGTGGGAGCCTGGTGGCACCCCGAAGACGGTCAAGTAGACAACCGCCGTCTCAGCCAAGCCCTACTCCAAGCGGCACGGGGTTTGGGGGTGGTGATTAAAGAAGGCGTCACTGTTTTGGGTCTTCAACAAATCCAAGGGCAAGTGCAGGCAGTGCAGACCGATCAAGGGCTCTTCCAAGCGAGCCATTATGTTTTAGCCGCAGGTTCCTGGTCGAGTCAGATTATCCCCCTGCCCGTTTTCCCGATCAAAGGGGAAATGATGTCCCTGAGGATGCCGAACCCTGAGGCCCTCCGGCGGGTGATTTTTGGTGATAACCTGTACCTCGTGCCGCGCACCAATGGCACCCTGATTATTGGGGCCACCGCAGAAACTGTGAAGTGGCAACCCAACAATACCCCCCAAGGGATCCAAACCCTCCTCAATAAAGCCATTCAACTGCTGCCGAAACTCAAAGATTGGGAAATCACAGAACTCTGGTGGGGCTTTCGTCCTGCAACCCCCGATGAAAAACCAATTCTGGGGGCGTCTCCCTGTGAAAATCTCACCTACGCTACGGGCCATTACCGCAATGGTATTTTACTGGCTCCGATCACAGCAAAACTCATTGGCGATCGCCTGATCCGCAACCAAGAAGATTCCCTCCTCCAACATTTTTCTTACCAACGCTTTTTAGACAACTCAACCCATCAAACCATGCAAAACGGTCACAACAGTCAGAATGGTCAAAACGGTTCAATGCCGAGCTTTTTTATCAGCCCTAAAACCACAACTGCAACGCCAAACTCCACAGAAACCCCGGATCAGCTGGTCATTGCCGGTCGTCGCTTTACTTCCCGCTTAATGACAGGGACGGGGAAATATCCTTCGATTCCCGCAATGCAACAAAGCGTTGAGGCCAGCGGTTGCGAAATTGTCACGGTGGCAGTGCGTCGCGTCCAAACCAAAGCCCCAGGCCACGAAGGACTCGCCGAAGCCCTCGACTGGCAAAAAATTTGGATGCTCCCCAATACCGCAGGGTGTAAAACGGCCGAAGAAGCGATTCGGGTGGCCCGTTTAGGTCGGGAAATGGCCCGCTTATTAGGCCAAGAGGATAATAACTTTGTCAAACTAGAAGTGATCCCCGATGCTCGCTACCTGCTGCCAGATCCCATCGGTACCCTCGAAGCCGCAGAACAATTGGTCAAAGAAGGCTTTGCGGTGCTGCCCTATATTAATGCCGACCCCCTCCTGGCGAAACGGTTAGAGGAAGTGGGCTGTGCTACGGTGATGCCCCTCGGTTCTCCCATTGGGTCTGGCCAGGGGATTCAAAATGAAGCCAATATCAAAATTATTATTGAACAGAGCAAGGTTCCCGTGGTGATTGATGCAGGCATTGGCTCCCCTAGTGAAGCTGCCTATGGGATGGAATTAGGCGCCGATGCACTACTGGTCAATTCGGCGATCGCCCTCGCCAAAGATCCTGTGCAAATGGGTCGGGCCATGGGGCTAGCCACCACGGCTGGCCGCCTCGCGTACCTTGCTGGGCGCATTCCGGTTCAACATATTGCCAGTGCCAGTTCTCCCCAAACTGGACTTGTCAGCACCTAA
- a CDS encoding ferredoxin--nitrite reductase produces the protein MTDAATIQKIKLTKIEQAKQAKPGLAIKDELATLAQAGWEAMDQDDLIIRLKFLGLFHRPVTPGKFMLRLRTPHGILNSAQVRALAEIVQRYGEDGSADITTRQNIQLRGIRLEDTPEILTKLKQVGLTTIQSGHDNVRNITGSPVAGIDPEEYFDTRELAAQLQNMITNYGEGSLEFSDLPRKFNICLEGAPDNSSHVEINDIGFVPAFKDGQFGFNVLVGGYFSAQRQAEGIAINVWVPPNEAVLAVSRGILALYTRHSAEEGLRGNRAKARVLWLVEAWGVDAFRARLEAEIGQSLEPAAPEHALTMDKRDHIGVYAQKQAGYHYVGLHVPAGRLTAEDMFEVARLAETYGNGEIRATVEENFIIPYVKSENIDALLQEPLLEKFSVNPSTLVRSFVSCTGNRYCNFALVETKEQGLALARELDAELEIPQRVRMHWTGCPNSCGQAQVGDIGFIGSKAKVDDAIVEAVNVLTGGTVGKHASLGALVAQKVPCGDTLKATVKNILIEQFGATPKSK, from the coding sequence ATGACTGACGCCGCCACAATCCAAAAAATCAAACTCACAAAAATCGAACAAGCGAAGCAAGCAAAACCTGGCTTAGCGATTAAAGATGAGTTGGCAACCCTGGCCCAGGCTGGCTGGGAAGCCATGGATCAAGATGACTTAATCATTCGTCTTAAATTTCTGGGACTTTTCCATCGACCGGTGACCCCAGGCAAATTTATGTTGCGTCTACGGACTCCCCACGGCATCCTCAACAGTGCCCAAGTACGAGCCCTCGCAGAAATTGTGCAACGTTATGGCGAAGACGGGAGTGCCGATATCACCACCCGCCAGAACATCCAATTGCGCGGCATTCGTCTGGAAGATACCCCAGAGATTTTGACGAAATTAAAGCAAGTGGGCCTCACAACAATACAATCTGGCCATGATAATGTGCGCAATATTACAGGGTCTCCCGTCGCGGGTATTGATCCCGAAGAATATTTTGATACCCGCGAACTCGCGGCCCAACTTCAAAATATGATCACCAACTACGGTGAAGGCAGTCTCGAATTTAGTGACCTCCCCCGGAAGTTTAATATCTGCCTAGAAGGAGCTCCCGATAATTCTTCCCACGTAGAAATCAATGACATTGGCTTTGTGCCGGCTTTTAAGGATGGGCAATTTGGCTTTAATGTGCTTGTCGGCGGATATTTTTCCGCCCAACGCCAAGCCGAAGGGATTGCGATTAATGTTTGGGTTCCCCCCAACGAAGCCGTCCTCGCGGTCAGTCGCGGCATCTTAGCGCTCTATACCCGCCACAGTGCCGAGGAAGGTCTACGGGGTAATCGCGCGAAAGCCCGGGTGTTATGGCTTGTCGAAGCCTGGGGTGTCGATGCTTTCCGGGCGAGATTAGAAGCAGAAATTGGTCAATCCTTAGAACCAGCAGCCCCAGAACACGCTTTAACCATGGATAAGCGGGATCACATCGGTGTCTATGCCCAAAAGCAAGCAGGCTACCACTATGTAGGCTTGCATGTCCCCGCCGGACGCCTGACCGCAGAGGATATGTTTGAGGTAGCACGCTTGGCAGAAACCTATGGCAATGGCGAAATTCGGGCCACAGTAGAAGAGAACTTTATTATTCCCTACGTTAAAAGCGAAAACATTGATGCGCTGCTCCAGGAACCGTTACTAGAAAAATTCTCGGTGAATCCTTCAACCCTGGTACGTTCCTTTGTGTCTTGTACAGGGAATCGTTACTGCAACTTTGCCCTTGTGGAAACGAAGGAACAAGGGTTGGCGCTGGCCCGTGAACTGGATGCCGAATTAGAGATTCCCCAACGGGTACGGATGCATTGGACTGGCTGCCCAAATTCCTGTGGCCAGGCCCAGGTGGGCGATATCGGCTTTATCGGGTCTAAGGCAAAGGTTGATGATGCGATTGTCGAAGCGGTCAATGTGCTCACTGGGGGGACAGTCGGCAAGCATGCCAGCCTCGGGGCGCTAGTAGCCCAGAAAGTGCCCTGTGGAGATACTCTCAAAGCAACCGTGAAGAACATTTTAATTGAACAGTTTGGGGCAACGCCAAAGTCGAAGTAG
- a CDS encoding phycobiliprotein lyase, which yields MQSFADAKEFFQFSAGQWQSRRVTHHLPFRRAESGGSNIQVETLEKDDPRIIEICQMHDMDASLSVGGSYVTWAGTMQWDKDDENHEGSTVFALIPDADNPRQGKLLRERGYAEIVPVAGEYHLDHEEGLVLTTEYETMTIYERFWFANPDLRLRTSTVKRFGGFNTTTFCMEERIQTSPATATATPETSLLYAISGW from the coding sequence ATGCAAAGCTTTGCAGATGCCAAGGAATTTTTCCAATTCAGTGCCGGACAATGGCAGTCTCGACGCGTTACCCACCATCTCCCCTTCCGACGGGCTGAATCTGGTGGCTCTAATATCCAAGTCGAAACCCTCGAAAAAGACGACCCCCGGATCATTGAAATTTGCCAGATGCACGATATGGATGCCAGCCTCAGTGTCGGTGGTTCCTATGTCACCTGGGCCGGAACGATGCAGTGGGACAAAGATGATGAAAACCACGAAGGCAGCACTGTTTTTGCCCTAATCCCCGATGCCGATAATCCTCGCCAAGGAAAATTACTACGGGAACGCGGTTATGCGGAAATTGTCCCCGTCGCTGGTGAATATCACCTCGATCATGAAGAGGGCCTCGTTTTGACCACCGAATACGAAACCATGACGATCTACGAACGGTTTTGGTTCGCCAACCCGGATCTACGCCTGCGTACCAGCACCGTGAAACGTTTTGGGGGCTTTAATACAACAACTTTTTGTATGGAAGAACGCATCCAAACCTCCCCGGCAACGGCGACTGCTACTCCAGAAACCAGTCTCCTTTACGCCATTAGCGGTTGGTAG
- the panB gene encoding 3-methyl-2-oxobutanoate hydroxymethyltransferase, translating into MRVTPRTLQNYKKTARPIVTLTAWDYAIARLVDQAGVDVILVGDSLAMVALGYENTLPVTLEAMIHHTQAVCRGVKNALVVSDLPFLTYQESLSQAIHTAGRILKETTAQAIKLEGGHPAMAETVERLTRLGVPVMGHVGLTPQSVHTLGYRQQGNTEIEATRVIQEAIALEQAGAFAVVLEHIPATLAQTITEKLTIPTIGIGAGRHCDGQVLVTADLLGLSEKAPPFAKQYLDLGNLITDAVQRYSDDVRTQQFPPHVGS; encoded by the coding sequence ATGCGGGTTACACCGAGAACACTACAAAACTATAAAAAAACAGCGCGACCCATTGTGACCCTGACAGCTTGGGACTATGCGATCGCCCGCTTAGTTGATCAAGCCGGGGTCGATGTCATCCTGGTGGGGGACTCCCTCGCAATGGTAGCCCTTGGCTATGAAAATACCCTACCCGTGACCCTAGAGGCGATGATTCACCATACCCAGGCTGTTTGTCGGGGGGTCAAAAATGCCCTCGTGGTCAGTGATCTACCTTTTTTAACCTACCAAGAAAGCCTCTCCCAGGCGATCCATACAGCAGGCCGAATTCTCAAGGAAACCACCGCCCAGGCGATCAAATTAGAAGGGGGACATCCAGCCATGGCCGAAACGGTGGAACGTCTCACCCGATTAGGGGTACCGGTGATGGGTCATGTGGGCTTAACGCCCCAATCAGTGCATACCCTGGGTTATCGGCAACAGGGCAATACAGAAATAGAAGCGACGCGGGTGATCCAAGAGGCGATCGCCCTCGAACAGGCCGGGGCCTTTGCGGTGGTCTTAGAGCATATTCCGGCGACCCTGGCGCAGACGATTACCGAAAAACTGACAATTCCCACCATTGGCATCGGGGCAGGACGCCATTGCGATGGTCAAGTGCTGGTCACGGCGGATCTTTTGGGCCTCAGTGAAAAAGCGCCGCCCTTTGCGAAACAATATTTAGACCTAGGCAACCTTATTACCGACGCAGTCCAACGCTATAGCGATGATGTTCGTACGCAGCAGTTTCCGCCCCATGTGGGCTCCTAG
- the rpsO gene encoding 30S ribosomal protein S15, with translation MALTQERKQELMGEYQVHETDTGSADLQVAFLTERINQLTEHLKVNKKDHSSRRGLLKMIGKRKRLLQFIKSNDQERYQTLIGRLGIRR, from the coding sequence ATGGCTTTAACGCAAGAGCGTAAACAGGAACTCATGGGCGAGTATCAGGTACACGAAACTGATACTGGGTCTGCGGATCTCCAAGTGGCCTTCCTCACGGAGCGCATTAACCAACTGACCGAACACCTCAAGGTCAACAAAAAAGACCATTCCTCCCGGCGTGGTTTGTTAAAAATGATTGGGAAACGGAAGCGCCTTTTACAATTTATTAAATCTAACGACCAAGAACGTTATCAAACCTTGATTGGTCGCCTCGGAATTCGTCGTTAA
- a CDS encoding NblA/ycf18 family protein, translating to MSPETNLTLEQRLQVQIFETRTQDLSLEQAQEFLLEMFRQMLVKDNLFDKLTEG from the coding sequence ATGTCCCCGGAAACAAACTTGACCCTCGAACAAAGGCTACAGGTACAAATCTTTGAAACCCGTACCCAAGACCTGAGCCTAGAACAAGCCCAAGAATTTTTGTTGGAAATGTTTCGGCAAATGCTCGTGAAAGACAATCTATTTGACAAATTGACGGAAGGCTAG
- the hemF gene encoding oxygen-dependent coproporphyrinogen oxidase — protein sequence MTALQTESTNASPSKPVPPSDSKERVSQFMQQIQDKICQGLEAADGKGKFQEDSWQRQEGGGGRSRVMREGNVFEQGGVNFSEVWGDQLPPSILKQRPEAAGHGFYATGTSMVLHPHNPYIPTVHLNYRYFEAGPVWWFGGGADLTPYYPFAEDAAHFHKTYQAACDRHHKEYYNVFKRWCDEYFYLKHRDETRGVGGLFFDYQDGTGELYKGPHPDKAAAAYSKDLGEQPQRSWEDLFAFVQDCGGSFLDSYVPIIERRRDTEYGDRERQFQLYRRGRYVEFNLVYDRGTIFGLQTNGRTESILMSLPPLVRWEYSYSPEPGTPEAELYERFLKPQDWANWQA from the coding sequence ATGACAGCTTTGCAAACAGAATCCACCAATGCCAGCCCATCTAAGCCTGTGCCCCCTAGTGATTCCAAAGAACGGGTGAGCCAGTTTATGCAGCAAATCCAGGACAAAATTTGTCAGGGATTGGAGGCAGCCGACGGAAAAGGAAAATTTCAGGAAGATTCTTGGCAGCGACAGGAGGGCGGCGGCGGTCGTTCTCGGGTAATGCGTGAGGGGAATGTCTTCGAACAAGGGGGGGTCAACTTCTCTGAGGTATGGGGCGATCAACTGCCGCCTTCGATTTTGAAGCAGCGCCCTGAAGCGGCAGGCCACGGGTTCTATGCCACAGGCACATCAATGGTTTTGCACCCCCACAATCCCTATATCCCAACGGTTCACCTCAATTACCGCTACTTTGAAGCTGGCCCTGTCTGGTGGTTTGGCGGTGGGGCAGATTTAACGCCCTATTATCCCTTTGCGGAGGATGCGGCTCACTTCCACAAAACCTACCAAGCCGCCTGCGATCGCCACCACAAAGAGTATTACAACGTCTTTAAGCGCTGGTGTGATGAATACTTTTATCTGAAGCACCGGGACGAAACCCGTGGGGTTGGCGGGTTATTTTTTGACTATCAAGATGGCACTGGGGAACTGTACAAAGGCCCCCATCCTGATAAGGCGGCCGCTGCCTACAGTAAGGATTTAGGGGAACAACCCCAGCGCAGTTGGGAAGATCTCTTTGCTTTCGTGCAAGACTGTGGTGGTTCGTTCCTTGATTCCTATGTGCCGATCATTGAGCGGCGACGCGATACAGAATATGGCGATCGCGAGCGGCAATTCCAGCTCTACCGCCGGGGCCGCTACGTAGAATTTAACCTCGTCTATGACCGGGGAACTATTTTCGGCTTGCAGACCAATGGCCGTACCGAATCGATTCTGATGTCTTTACCGCCCCTAGTGCGTTGGGAATACAGCTATAGCCCGGAGCCTGGCACCCCAGAGGCCGAACTCTATGAACGGTTCCTCAAACCCCAAGACTGGGCCAACTGGCAAGCTTAA